One stretch of Diorhabda carinulata isolate Delta chromosome 5, icDioCari1.1, whole genome shotgun sequence DNA includes these proteins:
- the LOC130894022 gene encoding glutamic acid-rich protein-like, with translation MTDVAPKTPNKRKSQGGKSESPKKIKLENGQTPSQKFGSAKKQKGQTPKVQHPNNTPKSSPKPQKFKNTPKIEKNEDTPKQMKKQQKQDTPMPQKAKQSPKQIKNKQSQPQNQVIVEQIQINQQKIKTEVVTDKIKKQKKGEQSKVAPFKGTSQIEQPKKKFNKKSIKPEDKSDSPNKKSMKTADKSGSPKKRKSMFYSIKQKMHSTDANDKQEAIKIIENKLKTMEGRENLSKSAMRKIKVLKKFKRIAQGDSVKPEQSETKNAHPKSEATKRRERKKNAKTATEANVKAKSEPVVSKKKPLVLKPEPMDDDDDDDSEEEVLVNKKMKAENKGNESEEESGDEAESDDEDDGENDEESGEEDEDDKESGDEGEEETDDSEDDSD, from the coding sequence TCTCAAAAATTTGGATCAGCTAAGAAACAAAAGGGACAGACACCAAAAGTGCAACATCCCAATAATACACCTAAGTCTTCTCCAAAACCACAAAAGTTTAAGAATACgcctaaaattgaaaaaaatgaggaTACACCCAAACAGatgaagaaacaacaaaaacaagATACACCTATGCCCCAAAAGGCTAAACAATCACCAAAACAGATCAAAAATAAGCAGTCTCAGCCTCAAAACCAAGTTATTGTTGAACAAATACAGATAAATCAGCAAAAGATTAAAACTGAAGTAGTTactgataaaatcaaaaaacaaaagaaaggTGAACAGTCCAAGGTAGCTCCGTTTAAGGGTACATCACAAATAGAGCAGccaaaaaagaaattcaacaaGAAATCTATAAAACCTGAAGATAAATCAGATTCTCCtaacaaaaaatcaatgaaaacagCAGACAAATCAGGTTCtcccaaaaaaagaaaatctatGTTCTAtagtattaaacaaaaaatgcatTCAACGGATGCTAATGATAAACAAGAAGCtattaaaatcatagaaaataagcttaaaactaTGGAGGGAAGAGAAAATCTTTCTAAATCAGCAATGCGTAAAATAAAGGtgttgaagaaatttaaaagGATAGCACAAGGTGATTCTGTGAAACCAGAACAATCAGAAACGAAGAATGCTCATCCTAAATCAGAAGCAACAAAAAGAAGGGAAAGGAAAAAGAACGCTAAAACAGCTACAGAAGCAAACGTTAAAGCTAAATCAGAACCTGTAGTATCTAAAAAGAAACCACTAGTCCTTAAACCTGAACCTatggatgatgatgatgacgacGACAGTGAAGAAGAAGTGCttgtaaataagaaaatgaaagCTGAAAATAAAGGTAATGAAAGTGAAGAAGAAAGTGGCGATGAAGCAGAAAGTGATGATGAAGATGATGgtgaaaatgatgaagaaagtGGAGAAGAAGATGAGGATGACAAAGAAAGTGGAGACGAAGGGGAAGAGGAAACTGATGATAGTGAAGATGATTCTGATTAA